The proteins below come from a single Jaculus jaculus isolate mJacJac1 chromosome X, mJacJac1.mat.Y.cur, whole genome shotgun sequence genomic window:
- the LOC123456716 gene encoding potassium channel regulatory protein-like → MSSQELVTLNVGGKIFTTRLSTIKQFPASRLARMLDGRDQEFKMVSDQIFVDRDGVLFSFIMDFLRNRQLLLPSDFSDYVRLQREALFYELDSLIDLLNQHQLQSRPAVLEVHFLNQNTQAFFRVFGSCSKTIEMLTGRITVFIEHRTTPSWSGNSFSPQTTLLPLPPERPSYHDLVFYCGTDGTTDNQTGVRYFVL, encoded by the coding sequence ATGAGTAGTCAAGAATTGGTCACTTTGAATGTGGGAGGGAAGATATTCACAACAAGGCTTTCTACCATAAAGCAATTTCCTGCTTCTCGGTTGGCACGCATGTTAGATGGCAGAGACCAAGAATTCAAGATGGTCAGTGACCAGATTTTTGTGGATAGAGATGGTGTTTTATTTAGTTTCATCATGGACTTTTTGAGAAATCGCCAGCTTTTATTACCCTCTGACTTTTCAGACTATGTTAGGCTTCAGAGAGAGGCTCTTTTCTATGAACTTGACTCTCTGATTGATCTCTTAAACCAACACCAGCTACAATCAAGACCTGCTGTCCTGGAGGTGCATTTCCTAAATCAGAACACTCAAGCTTTCTTCAGAGTATTTGGCTCTTGCAGCAAAACAATTGAGATGCTAACTGGAAGGATTACAGTGTTCATAGAACATCGAACAACACCTTCCTGGAGTGgtaattctttctctcctcagacAACTTTACTTCCACTGCCTCCAGAAAGACCTTCTTACCATGACCTGGTTTTCTATTGTGGCACTGACGGCACTACTGATAACCAGACTGGAGTCAGGTATTTTGTACTCTGA
- the LOC123456710 gene encoding E3 ubiquitin-protein ligase TRIM13-like has protein sequence MELLEEDLTCPICCSLFDDPRVLPCSHNFCKKCLEGLLEGNVQNSLWRPSPFKCPTCLKETSATGVTSLQVNYSLKGIVEKYNKIKISPKMPVCKGHLWQPLNIFCLTDMQLICGICATRGDHTKHVFCSIEDAYAQERVAFESLFQSFDTWRRGDTLSCLDMLETNKRKSLQLLTKDSDKVKEFFEKLQHTLDQKKNEILSDFETMKLAVMQAYDPEINKLNTILQEQQMAFNIAEAFKDVSEPIVFLQQMQEFREKIKVIKETPLPPSNLPTSPLMKNFDISQWEDIKLVDVDKLSLPQDTGTFISKIPSSSYHLVFIVLLLGLLIFFGPTIFLECSLFDELLIWKDHLSNLSLYLTRSADLVEQSVFYWEQMADGFFIISERIKNFSLVVLNNVAEFVCKYKLL, from the coding sequence ATGGAGCTGCTTGAAGAAGATCTTACATGCCCAATTTGTTGCAGTTTGTTTGATGACCCTCGGGTTTTGCCCTGCTCACACAACTTCTGCAAAAAATGCTTAGAAGGTCTCTTAGAGGGAAATGTGCAGAATTCATTGTGGAGACCATCTCCATTCAAGTGCCCCACCTGCCTTAAAGAAACTTCAGCTACTGGAGTTACTAGCCTGCAGGTTAATTACTCTCTTAAGGGTATTGTGGAGAAATATAACAAAATCAAGATCTCTCCCAAAATGCCAGTGTGCAAAGGACACTTGTGGCAGCCTCTCAACATTTTCTGCCTAACTGATATGCAATTAATTTGTGGGATCTGTGCCACACGTGGGGACCACACCAAGCATGTCTTCTGTTCTATTGAAGATGCCTATGCTCAGGAAAGGGTTGCTTTTGAGTCCCTCTTTCAGAGCTTTGATACCTGGCGTCGGGGTGATACGCTTTCTTGCTTGGATATGTTGGAAACTAACAAGAGGAAGTCCCTACAGTTGCTGACTAAAGATTCTGATAAAGTGAAAGAATTTTTTGAGAAGTTACAACACACATTGGatcaaaagaagaatgaaatcttGTCTGACTTTGAGACCATGAAGCTTGCAGTTATGCAGGCCTATGACCCAGAAATCAACAAACTCAACACTATTCTGCAGGAGCAACAGATGGCCTTTAACATTGCTGAGGCTTTCAAAGATGTGTCAGAACCCATTGTATTTTTGCAACAGATGCAAGAGTTCAGGGAGAAAATCAAAGTAATCAAGGAAACTCCTTTGCCGCCTTCTAATTTGCCCACAAGCCCTTTAATGAAGAACTTTGATATCAGTCAGTGGGAAGACATAAAACTAGTGGATGTGGATAAACTCTCTTTGCCTCAAGACACTGGCACATTCATTAGTAAGATTCCCTCAAGTTCCTATCACTTAGTTTTCATAGTTCTTCTGCTTGGCCTCCTCATTTTCTTCGGTCCTACCATATTCCTAGAATGCTCTTTATTTGATGAACTACTAATCTGGAAAGACCATCTTTCAAACCTTAGTTTGTACCTGACTAGATCAGCTGATTTAGTAGAACAATCAGTTTTTTACTGGGAACAAATGGCAGATGGGTTTTTCATTATCAGTGAAAGAATCAAGAATTTTAGTTTGGTAGTGCTGAACAATGTGGCAGAATTTGTGTGCAAATATAAACTATTATAA